From the Vibrio vulnificus CMCP6 genome, one window contains:
- a CDS encoding GNAT family N-acetyltransferase, which yields MSIHYQLHPNSAQLLEAQAHLNTLPNAKRLMTPINLAHDYCVAVALDGEQVIAVATIKTLTQPTIGEIGHLYVLPEYQGRGIAKRLTQMRIDYAREQGLSLLYAVIKPENLASNQNLMKLGFEHFGRFSNLRNSGLCFDWYYLALSHELDTLAVMSSLTHPRQRLSH from the coding sequence GTGTCGATTCACTATCAACTTCATCCCAATTCTGCTCAGTTGCTTGAGGCACAAGCTCATCTGAACACCTTGCCGAACGCGAAGCGACTGATGACCCCCATTAATCTTGCTCACGATTACTGCGTGGCAGTGGCGCTGGATGGTGAACAAGTGATTGCTGTTGCGACGATCAAAACTCTGACTCAGCCAACCATCGGTGAAATTGGCCATTTGTATGTCTTACCTGAGTATCAGGGGCGAGGCATTGCCAAGCGCCTGACTCAAATGCGCATCGATTATGCCCGTGAGCAAGGTTTATCACTGTTATACGCAGTGATCAAACCGGAGAACTTGGCGTCGAACCAAAACTTAATGAAGTTGGGATTCGAACACTTTGGGCGCTTCTCTAACCTGCGAAATAGCGGACTTTGCTTTGATTGGTACTATTTAGCGCTCAGCCATGAGCTTGACACGCTTGCCGTCATGTCGTCATTAACCCACCCTCGTCAACGTCTCTCACACTGA
- a CDS encoding esterase-like activity of phytase family protein yields the protein MAHLFPRSLLRQSVTAAMFLGASLTTFASAAERSSTTESFKRIASFAVADNLPAGFDKQKTTSAEIITVTPDGNTLIYSDSPLGGIGFIDIKQANQPKAAGFLSLNGEPTSVAAFDNWVIAGVNTSKSYTQPSGYLAVVSVNSRKITDQCDLGGQPDSVAVSKDGQFIAVAIENERDEELNDGALPQLPAGYLVVLQTKQGKPDCQSAKRVELTGLATIGADDPEPEFVAFNDANQIAVTLQENNHMVIVDAASAKVLNHFSAGSVDLTQIDVKKEGALTFTGEQKGVHREPDAVKWLDNERLVIANEGDYQGGARGFTIFNQRGDVLFESGASFEHQVIRAGHYPEKRSGKKGIEPEGLEVATFNGQRYIFVLSERGSVVGVYKDTGREPQWLQLLPSGIAPESAIAIPQRNLLVTANEADLVEDGSARSHVMIYQLSSGVANYPQIVSANDKNNAPIGWGALSGLVADSQKAATFYAVNDSFYSAQPTIFTIDAFAQPAVIRQALRVTENGKAAKKLDLEGITTDGKGGFWLASEGNEKKAIPHALVHVNAQGEVMERVLFPQELLKHQTRYGAEGITRVDDVLWIALQRPWKDDAKNTTKLLSYNTKTRQWGAVSYPLEQSDKGWVGLSEITAYQGNLYVIERDNQLGKQAKIKRLYRVSLTDLKPVELGSPLPVVQKEMVYDFLPHFKANKGYVTDKIEGFAIDVNGHGYAVTDNDGVDDSSGETLFFKLTKTFN from the coding sequence ATGGCTCATCTATTTCCACGCTCGTTGCTGCGACAAAGTGTCACGGCGGCGATGTTTTTGGGGGCTTCATTGACCACGTTCGCGAGTGCAGCAGAAAGGTCTAGCACCACCGAAAGCTTTAAGCGTATTGCCAGTTTTGCCGTGGCAGACAACCTACCTGCGGGGTTTGATAAGCAAAAAACAACGTCTGCGGAAATTATTACGGTAACACCTGATGGCAACACGCTGATCTATTCTGACAGCCCACTGGGTGGCATCGGTTTTATCGATATTAAGCAAGCCAATCAGCCCAAAGCGGCGGGTTTTCTCTCTCTCAACGGTGAGCCTACCTCGGTGGCTGCGTTTGATAATTGGGTCATCGCTGGCGTGAATACCTCGAAAAGTTATACGCAACCTTCTGGTTACTTAGCGGTGGTATCTGTGAACAGCCGTAAAATCACCGACCAGTGTGATTTAGGTGGTCAGCCAGATTCGGTGGCCGTGTCGAAAGATGGTCAGTTTATTGCAGTAGCGATCGAAAACGAACGCGACGAGGAGCTGAACGATGGTGCTCTGCCACAACTGCCAGCAGGTTATTTGGTCGTCTTGCAGACTAAACAAGGTAAACCAGATTGCCAAAGCGCCAAACGCGTTGAATTGACGGGCTTAGCGACCATTGGTGCTGATGATCCGGAACCCGAATTTGTTGCATTTAACGATGCCAACCAAATCGCCGTCACTTTGCAAGAGAACAACCATATGGTGATCGTTGATGCGGCGAGCGCAAAAGTGCTTAATCATTTCTCCGCAGGCAGTGTGGATCTTACCCAGATTGATGTGAAGAAAGAGGGGGCGCTGACCTTCACGGGTGAGCAAAAAGGCGTACACCGCGAGCCGGATGCGGTGAAATGGTTAGACAACGAGCGCTTAGTGATTGCCAACGAAGGTGATTATCAGGGCGGGGCGCGTGGTTTTACCATCTTTAACCAGCGTGGCGATGTGTTATTCGAAAGTGGCGCATCGTTTGAGCATCAAGTGATACGTGCGGGCCATTATCCTGAAAAACGTTCTGGTAAAAAAGGCATTGAACCAGAAGGGTTGGAGGTCGCGACCTTTAACGGCCAGCGTTATATCTTCGTGCTCTCCGAGCGGGGTTCGGTAGTGGGCGTGTATAAAGACACTGGGCGTGAACCGCAGTGGTTACAGTTGTTGCCTTCAGGTATTGCGCCAGAATCCGCCATTGCCATTCCGCAGCGCAATCTATTGGTGACCGCCAATGAAGCCGATTTGGTGGAAGACGGCAGCGCTCGATCTCATGTGATGATCTATCAATTATCGTCAGGGGTGGCCAATTATCCGCAAATTGTCTCAGCCAATGACAAAAATAACGCGCCAATTGGTTGGGGAGCATTATCTGGGCTGGTGGCGGATAGCCAAAAGGCCGCGACTTTCTACGCAGTGAATGACAGCTTTTACTCTGCTCAGCCAACCATCTTCACGATTGATGCTTTTGCTCAGCCTGCAGTGATTAGGCAGGCATTAAGAGTGACGGAGAATGGAAAAGCAGCCAAAAAACTCGACCTCGAAGGGATCACCACCGATGGAAAGGGCGGCTTCTGGTTAGCTTCTGAAGGCAATGAGAAAAAAGCGATTCCACACGCACTGGTGCATGTTAACGCGCAGGGGGAAGTGATGGAGCGAGTATTGTTCCCTCAAGAGCTACTCAAGCACCAAACGCGCTATGGCGCAGAAGGCATTACACGCGTTGACGATGTATTGTGGATTGCGTTGCAGCGACCGTGGAAAGATGATGCGAAAAACACCACTAAATTGCTGAGCTATAACACTAAAACTCGCCAGTGGGGCGCAGTGAGTTATCCGCTAGAGCAGAGTGATAAAGGCTGGGTCGGCTTGTCTGAAATTACTGCGTATCAAGGCAACCTCTATGTCATTGAACGTGATAATCAGCTTGGTAAGCAGGCGAAGATCAAACGTTTGTACCGTGTCTCACTCACCGATCTTAAGCCAGTAGAACTTGGTTCTCCTTTGCCTGTCGTACAAAAAGAAATGGTGTACGATTTTCTGCCGCATTTCAAAGCCAACAAGGGATATGTCACAGATAAAATTGAAGGCTTCGCGATTGATGTGAATGGCCACGGCTACGCGGTAACTGACAATGATGGTGTGGATGACAGCAGTGGTGAGACGCTATTTTTCAAACTGACCAAGACGTTCAACTAA
- a CDS encoding efflux RND transporter permease subunit, protein MESNQQRGLISYFAHNSVAANLLMVFIIIMGIVSFFFIQRQMFPNIEVNYINVSASYPGASPQEIEESILLKMEESLKDVTGIKQAVSTASRGNAHISLEINVKADIKEVLDDVKQRISTIASFPKGMEPVNIYQYEFRQDVIELSLVGDRPLEELKPIAKKIEDELLQLQNVMLVELSAPEEEIAIEVDPLVLRKYDLTLNDVTNAIRRYSANYSAGEVSTSAGMIAVRIENQYYKGEEFRNIPVKLGANGAKVLLQDIATIKDGFTEAERYFQFSGQNAIYLSVKATKDQDMIPVAESVKAYIAHKNELLPDDLQIKTLVDMTYYLQGRLDMMLKNLLQGAVLVAIMLSIFLRVRLALWVMIGLPVCFLGAVMVMPFIGVTINIVSLFAFIMVLGIVVDDAIVIGESAYSEIEKKGGGVDNVITGVKKVATPATFGVLTTIAVFAPFLMSSGPERAFFVGIAAVVMLCLIFSLIESKLILPAHLAHTKFSPIKPDGWRARFNTRFFGFVNGPYQRFVRKCTHWRWSVMAFFVVLLVISVGLVTSNHVRIIMNPKVPTDFPAVTVKMNDNVSSEQTIDALKQIERVINEVEEETIAQHGRGMIRDMLSYNRGRTEGRIVVPLVDEELRPFNTFELSRMWREKLPTLAGVKSLTIRDATNSGDDGDEFGYRLFGTDIEQLNAAGRYLITRLQEQNGLFDISSSIDSGSKEVLLSLAPVAYDLGLDLTMIAEQVGGSFYGGEAQRFIRDGEELKVMVRYPKLTREAFASLRYAVITTPTGKKVMLGDVVTIDEQPGVSSIRREQGYKTVYVYGSIDEEVVEPNEVVKTVRESLLPELKEKFPGVRTELGGSIEEQQAQRNEQIIFFVAGMIIVYILLAVPLKSYTQPLIVMSVIPFSLTGAIWGHYWLGLDISMMSTFGLIAAAGVVINDSLVMTDYVNQVRREGMSIKDAVVQAGCARFRAITLTSITTFVGVLPIMFETSLQARFVIPMAVALGFAVLFATLLTLVLVPCLYLILEDIKHLLGKVWRGLCYPWRRFSSLRKANA, encoded by the coding sequence ATGGAATCTAACCAACAGCGCGGCCTGATCAGCTATTTCGCGCACAACTCAGTGGCGGCCAACCTACTGATGGTGTTCATCATCATCATGGGGATCGTCAGTTTCTTTTTCATTCAACGTCAGATGTTTCCGAACATTGAAGTGAATTACATCAACGTTAGCGCTAGCTATCCGGGTGCTTCTCCTCAAGAGATTGAAGAGAGCATTTTGCTCAAGATGGAAGAGTCACTCAAAGACGTGACGGGTATCAAGCAAGCCGTTTCTACCGCCTCGCGCGGCAACGCGCATATCTCATTGGAGATCAACGTCAAAGCCGACATCAAAGAGGTGTTGGATGATGTGAAACAGAGAATCAGCACCATTGCGAGCTTTCCGAAAGGCATGGAGCCCGTCAACATCTATCAATATGAGTTTCGCCAAGATGTGATTGAACTGTCGTTAGTTGGAGATCGGCCATTGGAAGAGCTCAAACCGATCGCGAAGAAGATCGAAGATGAGCTGCTGCAATTGCAAAACGTCATGCTGGTGGAATTGAGTGCGCCAGAAGAGGAAATTGCGATTGAAGTGGATCCGCTCGTGCTGCGCAAATATGACCTGACCTTAAACGACGTAACTAACGCGATTCGCCGCTATTCCGCGAACTACTCCGCGGGTGAAGTGAGCACGAGCGCTGGCATGATTGCCGTGAGGATTGAAAACCAGTACTACAAAGGGGAAGAGTTTCGCAATATTCCCGTCAAGTTAGGCGCCAATGGCGCGAAAGTCTTACTGCAAGACATTGCGACCATAAAAGATGGCTTTACCGAAGCTGAGCGTTACTTCCAGTTTTCGGGGCAAAATGCGATTTATTTGTCGGTGAAGGCGACCAAAGATCAGGACATGATCCCAGTCGCTGAATCGGTCAAAGCTTACATTGCGCATAAAAATGAGCTGCTACCCGATGATTTGCAAATCAAAACACTGGTCGACATGACTTATTACTTGCAAGGGCGTTTGGACATGATGCTGAAAAACCTCCTGCAAGGGGCCGTTTTAGTTGCCATCATGTTGAGTATTTTCTTGCGTGTGCGCTTAGCGTTGTGGGTAATGATTGGCTTGCCCGTTTGTTTCCTTGGCGCGGTGATGGTGATGCCTTTTATTGGCGTGACGATCAACATCGTTTCACTGTTTGCCTTCATTATGGTGCTGGGCATTGTGGTGGATGATGCGATTGTCATAGGCGAAAGCGCCTACAGTGAAATCGAGAAAAAAGGCGGTGGCGTTGACAATGTCATCACTGGGGTGAAAAAGGTGGCAACACCCGCGACTTTTGGCGTCCTCACCACCATTGCGGTGTTCGCCCCATTTTTGATGTCATCAGGCCCTGAGCGCGCGTTTTTTGTCGGCATTGCGGCGGTTGTGATGCTCTGCCTTATTTTCAGCTTGATTGAGTCTAAATTGATTCTTCCGGCTCACTTAGCGCACACCAAATTTAGCCCCATCAAACCAGATGGCTGGCGTGCTCGCTTCAATACACGTTTCTTTGGTTTCGTGAATGGGCCTTACCAGCGCTTTGTGCGCAAATGCACTCATTGGCGTTGGAGTGTGATGGCGTTTTTTGTGGTTTTATTGGTGATCAGTGTTGGTTTGGTCACTTCCAATCATGTTCGCATCATCATGAACCCGAAAGTGCCGACGGATTTTCCTGCGGTGACGGTGAAAATGAACGACAACGTTTCCAGTGAGCAGACCATTGACGCGTTGAAACAGATTGAGCGAGTGATCAACGAGGTTGAAGAGGAGACCATCGCGCAACATGGACGTGGCATGATACGCGACATGCTTTCATACAACCGAGGACGCACCGAAGGGCGCATAGTCGTGCCCTTGGTGGATGAAGAGCTTCGCCCATTTAATACCTTTGAACTTTCAAGAATGTGGCGTGAAAAACTGCCCACTCTCGCGGGGGTAAAAAGCCTCACTATTCGTGATGCCACCAACAGTGGCGATGATGGTGATGAGTTTGGCTATCGCCTCTTTGGCACGGATATTGAGCAGCTCAATGCGGCAGGGCGTTACCTGATCACGCGTTTGCAGGAGCAAAATGGCCTGTTTGATATCTCCTCAAGCATTGATTCAGGAAGTAAAGAAGTACTGCTCTCTCTGGCTCCTGTGGCTTATGACTTGGGCTTAGATCTCACCATGATTGCTGAACAAGTTGGTGGCAGTTTTTATGGCGGCGAAGCACAACGTTTTATCCGCGATGGAGAAGAGCTGAAGGTGATGGTGCGTTATCCGAAATTGACGCGTGAGGCGTTTGCCTCACTTCGTTACGCGGTGATCACCACGCCCACTGGCAAGAAAGTGATGCTCGGTGATGTCGTGACCATTGATGAGCAGCCGGGCGTGAGCAGTATTCGTCGTGAGCAAGGCTACAAAACCGTTTATGTTTACGGCTCCATCGATGAGGAAGTGGTCGAGCCAAACGAAGTGGTGAAAACCGTACGGGAGTCGTTATTGCCTGAATTGAAAGAGAAATTCCCTGGCGTCCGAACGGAGCTTGGTGGCAGCATTGAGGAACAGCAAGCGCAGCGTAATGAGCAGATCATTTTCTTTGTCGCGGGGATGATCATTGTTTATATCTTGCTGGCAGTACCACTGAAGAGTTATACGCAGCCGTTAATAGTGATGTCGGTTATTCCGTTTAGTCTCACTGGGGCCATTTGGGGTCATTACTGGTTGGGTCTCGATATCAGTATGATGTCCACCTTCGGCCTCATTGCGGCTGCGGGGGTCGTGATCAATGATTCTCTGGTCATGACGGATTATGTTAACCAAGTGCGCCGTGAAGGAATGTCGATCAAAGATGCGGTGGTGCAGGCGGGTTGCGCACGTTTTCGCGCGATCACACTGACCTCGATCACCACCTTTGTTGGGGTGTTACCGATCATGTTCGAAACCAGCTTGCAGGCGAGATTTGTCATTCCAATGGCTGTCGCTCTGGGGTTTGCTGTGCTCTTTGCTACCTTGCTGACGCTGGTGTTAGTGCCATGTCTTTACTTGATCTTGGAAGACATTAAACATCTGCTCGGCAAAGTATGGCGTGGTCTCTGCTATCCATGGCGACGCTTCTCCTCACTGCGTAAAGCGAACGCTTAA
- a CDS encoding efflux RND transporter periplasmic adaptor subunit codes for MLMLHNVARWILPVALLGGGYVAYQAIAASGPETDDKKEAVAETIVETAPLFPTEHKVMITSHGELVPFETTRLSAQVSGEVVSWHPNFVTGGIVKRGEVLFSIESDNYQAAVLQAEAELASAKAALIEEKAKAKVAERQAKNLNDKQVSDLYLRKPQLLSAEAQVKSALASLKRAERDLENCKVVAPYDALVVSRQIGVGQFISAGSEVALLNNIEAAEIHIPIAGFDSAFLPEKLSNIRATIRLQGLRQVEREGNIDRDLAMIDSATRMINVVVRIDDPYGINSQKPAIKFGSYVEVQFAGKELKHIYRLPQELVSNRTVWVVNEENQLYPRTVNVLRSEGEFVLISEGIEQSDKLVLTVPEYPQKGMSVKLSQAKNADAANQG; via the coding sequence ATGCTCATGTTACACAATGTCGCTCGTTGGATTTTGCCTGTCGCCCTGTTGGGGGGCGGATACGTTGCTTATCAAGCCATCGCTGCATCGGGGCCGGAAACAGACGATAAAAAAGAGGCTGTGGCCGAAACCATTGTCGAAACGGCCCCACTGTTCCCAACGGAACACAAGGTGATGATCACCAGTCATGGCGAGTTGGTGCCTTTTGAAACGACCCGTTTGTCTGCGCAAGTCTCTGGTGAGGTGGTGTCTTGGCACCCGAACTTTGTTACGGGGGGAATTGTAAAGCGTGGAGAGGTGCTGTTTTCCATTGAATCGGATAACTACCAAGCGGCTGTGTTACAAGCCGAAGCGGAGTTAGCGTCGGCAAAAGCGGCGTTGATCGAGGAAAAAGCGAAAGCGAAAGTTGCTGAGCGCCAAGCCAAAAACCTGAACGACAAACAAGTGTCTGATCTCTATTTGCGTAAGCCACAATTGCTCAGCGCGGAAGCCCAGGTGAAATCGGCACTGGCATCGCTCAAACGAGCAGAGCGCGATCTGGAAAACTGTAAGGTGGTCGCCCCGTACGACGCGTTAGTCGTCTCACGACAAATAGGGGTTGGCCAATTTATTTCCGCAGGCAGTGAAGTTGCGCTACTCAACAATATTGAAGCGGCTGAAATTCACATTCCTATTGCTGGCTTTGACAGTGCTTTCTTGCCTGAAAAACTGTCGAACATTCGTGCCACCATTCGTTTGCAGGGGCTTCGCCAAGTCGAACGAGAGGGCAACATTGACCGTGACTTAGCGATGATTGATTCCGCCACACGCATGATCAACGTTGTGGTTCGTATTGATGACCCGTATGGCATTAATTCGCAAAAGCCGGCGATCAAGTTCGGCTCCTACGTGGAGGTGCAATTTGCAGGCAAAGAGCTCAAACACATCTATCGCTTGCCGCAAGAACTGGTTAGCAACCGCACGGTTTGGGTCGTGAACGAGGAAAACCAGCTCTATCCAAGAACCGTCAATGTATTGCGTTCAGAAGGTGAATTTGTCCTGATTTCAGAGGGTATTGAGCAGAGCGATAAACTGGTGCTCACGGTGCCGGAATATCCACAAAAAGGCATGTCGGTAAAGCTCTCTCAGGCAAAAAACGCTGACGCAGCAAATCAAGGCTAA
- a CDS encoding molybdopterin-dependent oxidoreductase — MVYASLEMTMKFAWLIGILALLPTLCLAQIYPPPQGEVLLTISGNIDNRNSPDGFVLDRETLASFEQVTIQTDNHVVASVYQYQGPRLSDLLSYVGAKGSELIVLAWDDYVATIPIEDVTNYPVILATHENGKVMTIDDKGPLFVVYPFSDNPELRFDLYYNRSVWQVREIKVE, encoded by the coding sequence ATGGTTTATGCATCGCTGGAGATGACAATGAAATTTGCTTGGCTAATCGGGATACTCGCTCTGCTCCCAACATTGTGTTTGGCACAAATTTACCCTCCTCCCCAGGGTGAAGTTTTACTGACCATTAGTGGCAACATTGACAACCGCAACTCTCCGGATGGCTTTGTGCTTGATAGAGAAACGCTCGCTTCTTTTGAGCAAGTGACCATTCAAACTGACAATCATGTTGTCGCCTCCGTTTATCAATACCAAGGCCCACGGCTGTCGGATCTACTGAGTTATGTCGGTGCAAAAGGCAGCGAGTTGATTGTATTGGCGTGGGATGATTACGTCGCCACTATTCCAATCGAGGATGTGACCAATTACCCCGTGATCCTCGCCACGCACGAAAATGGCAAAGTCATGACGATTGACGATAAAGGCCCGCTATTTGTGGTGTATCCCTTTAGTGACAACCCGGAGTTACGCTTTGACCTTTACTACAATCGCTCCGTTTGGCAAGTCCGTGAAATCAAAGTGGAATGA
- a CDS encoding mechanosensitive ion channel family protein, which translates to MVLNALRVLLLVIGFFSPIVQAIPSSLLLNMTEEASSAPAATDANLTLPYQYKDPLQRDTPRGALNGFLVAAYAQDYAKAAKYLDMRYLPSHLNPQQGAEYARQLHAIIERNVWINLQDISDSPAGADDDFLPEYRDSFGVITIKDAEITLLLQQVPSKSLGKIWKVSNATVTMVPKLYEELGYGPLSEWFIDNVPRGYLFKLNLWEIALLSAYLGASFLVITPFALLASWLVRRSKMKMKDDLANLLSGPLLFFLALGLDHSLLSNTTLTVTARELIDNGYLFFLASLWLGWALIGLLQYVMRERLIDKGNKQSAAMVRPFLTFFRIILLVFAVLSWMEYHGFNATALLAGMGVGGVALALASKQSLENFIGTMTLYSAAPVKVGNLCSFGGIRGTVEEIGLRCTRVRTIDRTVIHVPNAKLAEMEIENISEREKIRFKTDIRLDYCTTTAQLKTIIEEIKALLENHEKVDKKPLRVTFRGFGAHGLEINVFAYIGSKSLPVYQVAAQELHLGIMEIVENNGSRIVPATFEAQALP; encoded by the coding sequence ATGGTTTTGAACGCGCTTAGAGTGCTACTCCTCGTTATTGGCTTTTTTTCTCCTATTGTTCAAGCGATCCCGAGCAGTTTATTGCTCAATATGACGGAAGAGGCGAGCAGCGCTCCGGCCGCAACAGACGCAAATCTGACTTTGCCTTATCAGTATAAAGACCCTTTACAGCGTGATACGCCCCGTGGTGCTCTAAATGGTTTTTTGGTGGCCGCTTATGCGCAAGATTATGCGAAAGCCGCAAAATACCTTGATATGCGTTACTTACCTTCTCATCTGAATCCTCAGCAAGGGGCGGAGTATGCTCGGCAGCTGCATGCGATAATTGAGCGCAATGTCTGGATCAACTTACAAGACATCAGTGATTCGCCTGCGGGTGCCGATGATGATTTTTTGCCTGAGTATCGTGACTCTTTTGGCGTGATCACCATTAAAGACGCCGAAATTACCTTGTTGTTGCAGCAAGTACCGAGCAAAAGCCTAGGAAAAATTTGGAAAGTGTCGAACGCGACTGTCACCATGGTTCCCAAATTATATGAAGAGTTGGGTTATGGGCCTCTGAGTGAATGGTTCATCGACAACGTGCCACGTGGGTACCTTTTCAAACTGAATCTGTGGGAGATTGCGCTGCTTTCGGCTTATCTTGGCGCCTCCTTTTTAGTCATCACGCCATTTGCCCTGCTCGCGAGCTGGCTTGTTCGCCGCAGTAAAATGAAGATGAAAGATGATCTGGCTAATTTGTTGTCCGGGCCTTTACTGTTTTTCCTTGCACTAGGGTTGGATCACTCTCTGCTCTCAAACACCACCTTAACCGTGACAGCGCGCGAGCTAATCGATAATGGGTATCTCTTTTTCCTCGCCAGTTTGTGGCTAGGTTGGGCGTTGATTGGTCTGCTGCAATACGTGATGCGTGAGCGGCTAATCGACAAAGGCAACAAGCAAAGCGCAGCGATGGTCAGGCCATTTCTCACTTTCTTCCGCATTATCTTGTTGGTGTTTGCGGTACTGTCATGGATGGAATACCACGGCTTCAATGCAACGGCGTTGTTGGCTGGTATGGGGGTTGGTGGCGTGGCACTGGCGCTGGCATCGAAACAGTCATTAGAGAACTTCATTGGCACCATGACGCTCTACTCTGCGGCGCCAGTGAAAGTGGGGAACCTGTGTAGCTTTGGAGGCATCCGAGGCACCGTTGAAGAGATTGGTTTACGCTGCACCCGAGTGCGTACTATTGACCGCACAGTGATTCACGTGCCCAACGCAAAACTGGCGGAAATGGAGATCGAAAACATCTCCGAGCGAGAGAAAATTCGCTTTAAAACCGATATTCGTTTGGATTACTGCACCACTACAGCACAGTTGAAAACCATCATTGAAGAGATCAAAGCGCTGCTGGAAAATCACGAAAAAGTGGATAAAAAACCATTGCGAGTCACCTTTCGAGGCTTTGGTGCACATGGGTTGGAAATCAACGTGTTTGCCTACATTGGCAGCAAAAGTTTGCCCGTCTACCAAGTGGCTGCGCAGGAGCTACACTTAGGCATAATGGAAATTGTAGAGAACAATGGTTCTCGTATTGTGCCTGCCACGTTTGAGGCACAAGCGCTGCCTTAG